A region from the Phyllopteryx taeniolatus isolate TA_2022b unplaced genomic scaffold, UOR_Ptae_1.2 contig_24, whole genome shotgun sequence genome encodes:
- the hddc3 gene encoding guanosine-3',5'-bis(diphosphate) 3'-pyrophosphohydrolase MESH1 isoform X1, producing the protein MDSDAVFLVETVNFAAEKHRNQRRKDAEKTPYINHPIGVARILSHEAGITDIVVLQAALLHDTLEDTDTKPDELETKFGQIVAGIVQEVTDIKSLPKAERKRLQVEHAPHCSHQAKLVKLADKLYNLRDLNRCTPVDEETSPPPEKRGQLETHTGPTEKAKEGTVWHEEQVGRHLYHSQVKSYAADGEPTA; encoded by the exons ATGGATTCAGACGCAGTGTTTCTGGTAGAGACAGTTAATTTCGCCGCTGAAAAGCATCGAAACCAGCGTCGTAAAGACGCAGAAAAAACGCCCTATATTAACCACCCGATCG GAGTTGCAAGGATTCTCAGCCATGAAGCTGGCATCACTGACATCGTAGTATTACAA GCTGCTCTGCTTCATGACACTTTAGAGGACACTGACACGAAGCCCGACGAACTGGAAACAAAGTTTGGACAGATTGTTGCTGGTATTGTTCAGGAGGTGACCGACATTAAGAGTCTCCCCAAAGCGGAGAGAAAGCGTCTACAGGTGGAACATGCGCCTCATTGTAGCCACCAGGCCAAACTGGTCAAACTGGCAGACAAACTGTACAACCTCAGGGATTTGAACCGCTGCACACCTGTTG ATGAGGAGACTTCACCGCCACCAGAAAAGAGAGGTCAACTGGAGACACACACTGGGCCAACAGAGAAGGCAAAAGAAGGCACAGTGTGGCATGAAGAACAGGTCGGAAGGCATCTCTATCACAGCCAAGTGAAATCTTACGCTGCAGATGGAGAGCCAACTGCGTAG
- the hddc3 gene encoding guanosine-3',5'-bis(diphosphate) 3'-pyrophosphohydrolase MESH1 isoform X2, translating into MDSDAVFLVETVNFAAEKHRNQRRKDAEKTPYINHPIGVARILSHEAGITDIVVLQAALLHDTLEDTDTKPDELETKFGQIVAGIVQEVTDIKSLPKAERKRLQVEHAPHCSHQAKLVKLADKLYNLRDLNRCTPVGWTAERVQQYFVWASDVVKGLKGTNSALEEKLEELFRQRGILL; encoded by the exons ATGGATTCAGACGCAGTGTTTCTGGTAGAGACAGTTAATTTCGCCGCTGAAAAGCATCGAAACCAGCGTCGTAAAGACGCAGAAAAAACGCCCTATATTAACCACCCGATCG GAGTTGCAAGGATTCTCAGCCATGAAGCTGGCATCACTGACATCGTAGTATTACAA GCTGCTCTGCTTCATGACACTTTAGAGGACACTGACACGAAGCCCGACGAACTGGAAACAAAGTTTGGACAGATTGTTGCTGGTATTGTTCAGGAGGTGACCGACATTAAGAGTCTCCCCAAAGCGGAGAGAAAGCGTCTACAGGTGGAACATGCGCCTCATTGTAGCCACCAGGCCAAACTGGTCAAACTGGCAGACAAACTGTACAACCTCAGGGATTTGAACCGCTGCACACCTGTTG GTTGGACGGCAGAGCGGGTCCAGCAGTATTTTGTGTGGGCCTCTGATGTGGTAAAAGGCCTAAAAGGTACTAACTCAGCTCTGGAGGAGAAGTTGGAGGAGTTGTTCAGACAGAGAGGAATACTGCTCTAA